The genomic window GTACTTTTAAAAATGTTGCCAAAAGCGGAACCTATACGAAAAACAACTGCGGAGCTGGAGGAACAGGATCTTCTGTAACCTACACCGTGGCTGCGGGAACATACAGCGCTTCAACGCAGGCAGCCGCTGACACGCTGGCGCAGAATGACGTAAATGCAAACGGGCAGACATACGCAAACAATAACGGCACATGTACTTTTAAAAACGTTGCCAAAAGCGGAACCTATACGAAAAACAACTGCGGAGCTGGAGGGACAGGATCTTCTGTAACCTACACCGTGGCTGCGGGAACATACAGCGCTTCAACGCAGGCAGCCGCTGACACGCTTGCGCAGAATGACGTAAATGCAAACGGGCAGACATACGCAAACAATAACGGCACATGTACTTTTAAAAACGTTGCCAAAAGCGGAACCTATACGAAAAACAACTGCGGAGCTGGAGGGACAGGATCTTCTGTAACCTACACCGTGGCTGCGGGAACATACAGCGCTTCAACGCAGGCAGCCGCTGACACGCTGGCGCAGAATGACGTAAATGCAAACGGGCAGACATACGCAAATAATAACGGAACCTGCACTTTTGTAAACGTGGCAAAAAGCGGAACCTATACGAAAAACAACTGCGGAACTGGAGGGACAGGATCTTCTGTAACCTACACTGTCGCAGCGGGAACATACAGCGCTTCAACGCAGGCAGCCGCTGACACGCTGGCGCAGAATGACGTAAATGCAAACGGGCAGACATACGCAAACAATAACGGCACATGTACTTTTAAAAACGTTGCCAAAAGCGGAACCTATACGAAAAACAACTGCGGAGCTGGAGGAACAGGATCTTCTGTAACCTACACTGTCGCAGCGGGAACATACAGCGCTTCAACGCAGGCAGCCGCTGACACGCTGGCGCAGAATGACGTAAATGCAAACGGGCAGACATACGCAAACAATAACGGCACATGTACTTTTAAAAACGTTGCCAAAAGCGGAACCTATACGAAAAACAACTGCGGAGCTGGAGGGACAGGATCTTCTGTAACCTACACCGTGGCTGCGGGAACATACAGCGCTTCAACGCAGGCAGCCGCTGACACGCTGGCGCAGAATGACGTAAATGCAAACGGGCAGACATACGCAAATAATAACGGAACCTGCACTTTTGTAAACGTGGCAAAAAGCGGAACCTATACGAAAAACAACTGCGGAACTGGAGGGACAGGATCTTCTGTAACCTACACTGTCGCAGCGGGAACATACAGCGCTTCAACGCAGGCAGCCGCTGACACGCTGGCGCAGAATGACGTAAATGCAAACGGGCAGACATACGCAAATACCAACGGAACCTGCACTTTTGTAAACGTTGCCAAAAGCGGAACCTATACGAAAAACAACTGCGGAACTGGAGGAACAGGATCTTCTGTAACCTACACTGTCGCAGCGGGAACATACAGCGCTTCAACGCAGGCAGCCGCTGACACGCTGGCGCAGAATGACGTAAATGCAAACGGGCAGACATACGCCAATACCAACGGAACCTGCACTTTTGTAAACGTTGCCAAAAGCGGAACCTATACGAAAAACAACTGCGGAGCTGGAGGGACAGGATCTTCTGTAACCTACACTGTCGCAGCGGGAACATACAGCGCTTCAACGCAGGCAGCCGCTGACACGCTGGCGCAGAATGACGTAAATGCAAACGGGCAGACATACGCCAATACCAACGGAACCTGCACTTTTGTAAACGTTGCCAAAAGCGGAACCTATACGAAAAACAACTGCGGAGCTGGAGGAACAGGATCTTCTGTAACCTACACCGTGGCTGCGGGAACATACAGCGCTTCAACGCAGGCAGCCGCTGACACGCTGGCGCAGAATGACGTAAATGCAAACGGGCAGACATACGCAAACAATAACGGCACATGTACTTTTAAAAACGTTGCCAAAAGCGGAACCTATACGAAAAACAACTGCGGAGCTGGAGGAACAGGATCTTCTGTAACCTACACTGTCGCAGCGGGAACATACAGCGCTTCAACGCAGGCAGCCGCTGACACGCTGGCGCAGAATGACGTAAATGCAAACGGGCAGACATACGCAAACAATAACGGCACATGTACTTTTAAAAACGTTGCCAAAAGCGGAACCTATACGAAAAACAACTGCGGAACTGGAGGAACAGGATCTTCTGTAACCTACACCGTGGCTGCGGGAACATACAGCGCTTCAACGCAGGCAGCCGCTGACACGCTGGCGCAGAATGACGTAAATGCAAACGGGCAGACATACGCAAATAATAACGGAACCTGCACTTTTGTAAACGTTGCCAAAAGCGGAACCTATACGAAAAACAACTGCGGAACTGGAGGGACAGGATCTTCTGTAACCTACACTGTCGCAGCGGGAACATACAGCGCTTCAACGCAGGCAGCCGCTGACACGCTGGCGCAGAATGATATAAATGCAAACGGGCAGACATACGCAAATACCAACGGAACCTGCACTTTTGTAAACGTTGCAAAAAGCGGAACTTTCACTAAAAACAACTGCGGAACTGGAGGGACAGGATCTTCTGTGACCTACACAGTCGCTGCGGGAACATACAGCGCTTCAACGCAGGCAGCCGCTGACACGCTGGCGCAGAATGACGTAAATGCAAACGGGCAGACATACGCCAATACCAACGGAACCTGCACTTTTGTAAACGTTGCCAAAAGCGGAACCTATACGAAAAACAACTGCGGAGCTGGAGGAACAGGATCTTCTGTAACCTACACCGTGGCTGCGGGAACATACAGCGCTTCAACGCAGGCAGCCGCTGACACGCTTGCGCAGAATGACGTAAATGCAAACGGGCAGACATACGCAAACAATAACGGAACCTGCACTTTTGTAAACGTTGCCAAAAGCGGAACCTTCACCAGAAACAACTGTAATGCGTTTGGAACAGGTTCTACTGTAACTTATACAATTCCTGCAGGAACATACAGCGCTTCCACGCAGGCAGCTGCAGACACCCTTGCACAGAATGCTGTAAATGCAAATGGACAGACTTATGCTAATAGTAATGGAACTTGTACTTATCCATCTTATTATACTTTTAGACTTAGCAGCCCTGGTAGAACTTCTGCTACTACAGCTTGTACTCAAACCAATTTTACTTTTATAGTGTATTCAGACTCACCATATTTTGGAATTGGACAGCAACTTTATCTGAACACTCAATTAACTACTAAAGTTGGTAGCGGAAATACATGGCATCAAGATTTAGAAAGTGGACAGGCTATATTAATTAACAATAGTGGTCAAATATCTCAAATACAACAATGTCCTAATAGCCATTAACCATAATAAAAACTGTCGTCAAGTAAGCAGAATATGAAAAAGGCAATTTCAAAAATCAAATCATTTAAGTCTGAATCTAGAAAGTAATATGGCAAATCATTTAAAAATAAAAAAGTACGGAACTATAATCCTGTTTCTGATTTTGTTTCCTTTTTCTTCTTTCGCTAAGGATTTTAAGGAATTTAAAATAGATTCAACTTCTGTTGAAATATTAAATGCCCCAGTTAAAATCATGTTTGACACACCTGAAACTCATTGTATAAATGAAGAGGTGAGTTTTACTTTTGAAACTGCTGGCAATAACTTTCGTTACGAATGGTCAACAACTAATTCCTTAGGGCAGGTTTTGGCGCTTCCCGTTTCAAATACAACAGGAAAATATTTGTATACATTTAAAACTCCAGGAACTTATTTTGTAAAGCTGGTTGTAACAGATTCTGAAAACTGCAGCAAAACATTTACCAAAGAAATTACAGCTTTGGCATGTCAAACAGAAGTTGTGTGTGTTAATGAGCCTGTAAAACTTGGATTTGAGACAGTGTCTACTGGTCTTACCTACAAATGGTATACTACTAAAGCAGGAAGCACACAGCAGCTAAATCCAGTTACCAATACAACCGGCGAATATACTTTTACTGGTACTAGTTCTGGAGCTTATACTATTCATTTAAGCGCTTATAAAAATGATCAATGTACATTTGAATTTACAAAAACGATTATTGTTGAGAAATGCCAAGATTTTATTTCATGTACAAAAAACAATTTGAATACGCCTAAAATCAAATCCATCTTCAAGACTTTAGTAAATAAACTACTTACACTTCCTGCTGAAACTATTGTTGATGGCTATACTTGCGACGAACTTAAAGCTTTTGAATTTTATGTAAAAGATAAAAAACCTGCTATATACAATTTTGTACATGATACACAGCAAGGATTTGTTGCATTCTCATTTTCTGACCATTCTGAATATGATGTAAAGATTGCTTTAAACGGAAATACTGTTGCTGACTTTAATCTAGATGATTATGAAAATGATGAAATCGTAACGAAACTGACCACTACTCCATCAAGTAATGTTATCAGTTATGTAAATCATATCAATTTCTGTTCAGAATTATACTGTATTTCACATGTTGCAATTGTTGTAGATGAATCAAGTTCGATTAGTCTTCCACAAATGGAAAAAATCAAAAAACAGCTTAAAAAATACATTCAGCAACAAGCTAGCGATAATGACAAACTACAATCAAACATCTTTGTTTCATTAATAGGAATGTCTGACAGCGATGAAAACAAAAGAGAAGATCACGTACAGCCGACAAGAGTGAGCAATGAAGCCCCTTCTACCCTAGTTGAATTGAATAGATGGATCGAAAATTATGGTAATCGAAGCGGTAAAGTCAAAGGTGTTAGCCCTTCTTCTGATTTTTGGAAAAGTGGTTTAGATTATGCTCTAAATCTTTCTATGAAACCAAATGTTGTATTAATGTTTACAGATGGATGTGAAACAACAAATGTTGAAGCTCTTAGAGATCAAACAATGTCGAGATTTAGTAATTCAAAAAGCACTTTAGATAGTAGTGCAGATAAACCTCATTTATATGTTTTAGGTATTGAAAATGGTTTCTATGTTGATGGCGGAATCACTAACAATGTTCTTGCAAGAAGCGAAGATCCTAACTATGTTCAAGCATTAACTGCTAGTACTTCTGAGTCTAGAGTTGTTCCGCTTTTAAGAACATCTTTAAAATATTTATTAAGCCTTCCAGAAACAGAATACCCTCAATCTAAGATTGATGATTTTAGCTATGACTATTACGGGTTCGAAAGTTTTGATTTGCTTACAAAACCAGAAAATGAAGCTTATCTGTCTGATAATTTAAAGTTAAGCAAATTTACCTGCGGGAACCCTTCAGATAAAAATTATTGTTCTGACTGTTTGACTTTTCAGCCTTCACCGGAAAAAGAATATATGCTTAGCGCTTGGGTAAAAGAAGAATCTGCAATTCAGCTTCAAACTTATGAAAATGCAGCAATCAATTTAATTTACTATAACAATGTAAATACTACAGACGACAGATACATCATGAAAGTAGACACACTGTTTGCAAAAGGGGATATTATCGATGGCTGGCAGAGAATTACATACAAATTCTTAATCCCTAAAGGAACAAGAACAATAGGAATTGAACTTGAAAATAAAAGCGGCGGAGTACCAGTTTACTTTGATGATTTAAGAATCCATCCAGTTGATGGAAGCGTAAAAACTTTTGTATATGATTCAGAAACGTTCAAACTCATGTCTGAGCTAGACGAAAACAACTACTCTACTTTCTATGAATATGATAATGAAGGAGGATTAGTCAGAGTTAAGAAAGAAACCGCAAAAGGAATAAAAACAATACAAGAAACCCGTTCTGGTAATTACATTAATAATTAATACTCATGCTTAATAAAATAATACTATTTATAAACTTTTTGGTTCTAGGCTCATCTGCATATTGCCAAACAGCAAGCGAAGTAATGCAGCAGGTTGGCAAACAGTACACCATAGCTACTCCTCTGCAATATAACTCCAGTTATGTTTTATATAAAAGTGCCGATTCAAAAAAAATTGAACAGGCCTATAAAGGCATTTTTGTTAAAAATGACCTTAACGAGGTGTATATGAAAATTGATCAGACCGAGATACTGAATTCAAAAACAATAAATATTAAAATTAGCCATTCAGAAAAAGCAGTGCAAATTGCAGATCCGCTTAAAAATTACTTCGGAAGTCTGGATGTCAAACCTCTATTCGAACTTTGTAAAGTTGAATCTTTTAAGGATTTTAAAACATACTGGGAAATTGTCTTAACAGCAAAAAACTATTCCAGCTTACCCTATTCGAAGATTGTTTTACAAATAACGAAAAAGTATTTTCTGCAGAAATCTACATTTTTCTATAGTACGGCTGTTAATTTTTCAAATGATTACAAAAGTCCTAAGAATTATCATCCCAGATTAGAAGTTACAAATACTGGCTTTAATCGAAGAGCCGTAAATTCTTCCCTTTTTTCGACCAAAACTTATTTGACAGCATCTGGTAAAAATAGGTTTCTGCCAACAGAAAAGATAAAGAATTACGAAATAACTGACCAAAGAACCATTTCCAATTAATAAAATCAGATATATGTTTATAAATAAATACTTAACGGCATTTATATTTACACTTTTTTCACTGTTGCTCTCTGCACAGCAGGAAATACATTTAGGTGATAAAAAAGTTGGAAACCAGTTACAAGGTCAGCCAACTCTACATGTTACTGATGCAAAATATGCCGACATCAAAAAGCAAAAAGTCTTTACTTCTATAAATCCGACAGTTTCAATTCATTTTGGGTTTGATGATAATAAAAGTAATTCAGCCGAATATACTAAAATTTATTATGCCGAAGTACAGCTGAGAATAACTCCGTATGACAGTTTAGATGTAGTAAAAACTAGTTTTAAGGATTTAAACAATAATCCTGTAAATTATCCTAATCCATATCTTGTTACTTTAAGAAAAATCAAACATGATAATGTCACAAAAGGAATTCAATTTGATGATTATGCTACATATAATCTACCTGGAATTCATAAGGCAGATGTACAGGTAATGTCTATTACATATTACAATCAATCTGGTACAGCAATAACCGTTGATAATTCATCAGCATATCTACAACTAAAGTTTACCACAGACCGTTATTACAACCTCCAACTGAGCAGCACTCAATCAAGTTCTGTGCTTCCGTTAAAACATACTTTTATTAAGAATAATGGAACTCAGCAAATCGAAGTAAATAGCGCAAGCGATGGGGCTGATGAAATTCTAATTTCATGGAGTAAAGACAACGTTGCTCCTGCTGTAGAATATGAATTGGAATGGACATGGATTGATAATTTTGCTGAAAACGGCGGAACTCTTCTACCAAACCAAATTGCTTTAACGGATCAGGATTTTAGGCTTAACAGTACAAGAATCCAAACGAAAGATATTTTTTATAAAATTCCACTAGTATATTCAAAAGGTTATATTATTTACAGAGTGCGACCTGTGGGACGATTTTTGAGTGATATTTCTAAAAATTACTACGGAAACTGGACTTCAGGATTTTTGGAGTCTCACAAGTTAATCAGCGACTGGTTACACTTCCTTACCATCGACGCTAACCATGAAACGGGCAAGAAAAACTGGCAATATCAGTCTTCATTTGCCGAAGACGGAAAGAAAAAAGAAGTAGTAAGTTATTTTGATGGATCGTTGCGTAATCGTCAGACTGTTACTAAAATCAATTCTAACAATAAAGCAGTTGTCGGCGAGGTCATCTACGATAACCAAGGCCGTCCTGCTATTGAAGTATTACCAGCGCCTGTAGAGTCTTCAGGAATTCATTTCTATCCAGATTTAAATAAAAACAGCCAATCAAATTCAATTTACACCCATAAAGATTTTGATTGGGATAATTCAGCAGACAAAAGCTGCGCTCCTGTTGTTATCAGCGGAATGGCCAATACTTCTGGTTCAAGTAAGTATTATTCAGGAAATAACGCTGTAAGCAAGGACCATCAAGATTTAGTTCCAGATGCAGCTTTATTGCCATTCTCTCAAACTGTTTATACACCAGATAATACTGGACGTATTAGTAGCAAAGGAGGAGTTGGTAAAGATCATCAGATTGGTTCTGGACACGAGATGAAATATTTTTACGGAACCCCATCTCAAGCAGAACTTAACAGATTATTTGGCTATAAAGTGGGTGATGCATCTCATTACAAAAAAAATACGGTGATTGACCCAAACGGACAAGTAAGCGTTAGTTATTTGGATCCGCAAGGCAGAACAATTGCTACTGCTCTTGCTGGTGATAAAAAAGGAAACCTTGTATCCCTTTTAGATGAAACAGATGGAACTTTGCACATCAATACAACAGAAAGCTTACTGGTAAATAACGATAAGTATGTTTCAGGAAATAATGGCCTTACAGAAGATGGAATCCAATTAAATACTTCGGTAAATGTTGTTAAAAAAGCTCCGATTACTTTCAACTACGGACTTAGCAAAACAGCAGGAAGTTTTAATGATGAATGTTTGCCTGGTAAATACTATCCATTTGTTTACGATTGGTCAATGACAATGACAGATGATTGTGCAAACGAATTATTATTTTCTACGAACAATTCTCCTTTATCAGCTCAAATTGGAACAATCAGCACCAATTCATTTTCACCTTCAACATTAGATTTTACCAATAAATTATTCGAAGGAAAAATTAAAAAAGTAGATGGTAGCTTTCTTCCATTGGAAGAAGGAAAATACAGTCTTAGCAAAAATTTACAGATAAATGCGCAGGCATTAAATCAATATGCTGACGATTATATTAGCGAATTAAAAAATGGTACAACTTGCAAACCAGTGACGACTGAATTTAATGAGGTAATTCTAGAAACAGACTGTAACGTTACCTGCAGAAGCTGTGAAGAAGCTTTAGTTACTTCATATTTAGACGCATCAGATAAAGCTGGATACTCAAGCCATTTTTCAACAGACGAAAGCAGTTTAGGAAATACTGCAGCAAGAGAACCTTACATTTTAACAGCACAAACAAATTATGTTGCTGCCAATATGCCAACAATTAGTCTTACGGCTGAGGAAACAGCAACTTATACTGCTCATTACCAAAGAGAATTTAAAGCTTTAATTACAAGTTGTCGAGAATTATGCAATCAGCCTGCAAATTTATGTAGCATCAATGAAGAAATTCTTCTAGCAGATGTAAGTCCAGGAGGACAATATGGTTCTATTATTGGTTTAGAAACAATTGATCCTGCAGAAGTTGCCAATGATTTAGATCCTGTAAGCGTCTTCAACGAAAACAATCAGCTTTTATACAATGGATACAACCAAGTTACCGACGTAAACCCAGATACTGGACTAAATGAAACAGAGCAAAGAACAAAAGCACACTGGAGATACCCTGTTGGAGGATATAAAGATGAAAACAATGAGCCTTCAAAAATTTCGGTTTTTAGAAACGAAGATGGCACTTATACTCCTAACCTAAGAGCTCTTGAAGACAATGGAGCTATTCCTGTGGAAGATGATCCAAGCAGTGATGATGAAAACTATTTGCTTGTAGCGCCTCAGTACCTAAGCAATGTTTCCGATTTTCTAAAAATTTGGCAGTCAAGCTGGGCTAAAGCTCTGTTGCCATATCACCCAGAATATAGATATTATGAATATAATGCCGCTGTATGCAATAACAGCATTAACAATGAAAACTCTGATGGTTTTGATGCGAAATTAAGAGATTTAGAGTATTATAATACCGAAAACCCGCAACGAAACGAAACGATTTTTGCAAGTGCAGGGATTATAGATAATCTTATAAGATCTTATTCTAGCATTGACCCTTTTTATACCAAACTTGACAATTCTATTGAAATTCAAACAGAATTTGATGTTCGTAAAAATATTATGAAAGAAGGTTTAGTAAACAGTTTTGATGGCATAAGTTTTATAGGTACACAAGGAAATTCTATTAAATTGAACATGCTGCAGACAGCATACTTCTTTGCAGCTTATTCTAATGGCATCACTCCTGTTTCTGTATATGAACCAATTTTAACAAAAACTAATGATGAATTACTTGACGAAATTAGACGTCTTCCTGATCCATACTTAAAACAAAGAATATGGTCTAATTTTAAAGGATATTATATTGCCTTAAAAGAAAAAACAAGAACTGTTTTTGCTCATATTTATGCAAACAAATATCGAGCAAACAATGACTGCATTGGAAACAAGCAAAGTACAGAAACATACAAAACCTTACTAAAAAAATACAATACCAACAGCGACAAAAACTTTGATGATGTTACCGGTTTAATTGCTGCAAGCCAATCTGTCACACCTGAAATACCAGCTGGTTTAATTGACTTGCTTCCTATCTGCTACGAAGAAATTGCTCCTTTCTTTTATGAAAAAGAAAAACGTTTTGTACCAGCAGATTTTAGTTATGATTCTGGTCTAGAAGACCCACAGGCTATGGCTGCTGCAGATGCAAAAGCTAATGCCAATCTATATCTAGAAACAGGAAAATGCCCTTTGGCTCTTGATATGGAAACATTTCTGAAAGGTCTAGTAGATCCTAATATACAGCCAAATGGTTTATTATTAGATCTTCCTGCTTATAGTATGCCTTATTTAACAGCTGGTATATTTAATGCGCAGATTAATCCTGGATTTGATTTAAGTTCTGCTTCACTTTCCCCAAAAATTTTAGGTCGTAAAACGGGCTCTCAAAATTCAGAATTAGAAATAGACTTTATGGTTGGTGCAAATAGCATTGCAACTCCTATTATTTTAAAATTAACCGGTATTGATAGCTATAAAAATCCTTGTGGAGAAAGTGTAACTCCTCCAAAATGGGAAGATATTTCAGGCTTCAAAAACATTCACTACGAATCTTATGAGGCAGCAACCAAAACTTTTAAGTTTAAAATTTTAGCTACTATTGTCCGTAAAGGGACTACTCCAACCTGTATTACTCCAGAAGAAATTATTATTGAAGGATATACAAAAGCAGCTGTGGGAGAATGTCACTTTACAGGAGGAATAGGTGTTGGTGAAACTATTGCTTTTGAGGATACGCAATGTAATAAAAGAGAGCGTTTTGTAAGTGCGTTAAAAGATCTTATAATTAATTTACAAGGTCCAAATAATTTTGAAGATTTAAACAGCATAGATATAACAAATAACAACGTTTTTAAATCTGGATTTCTTTATACTTATTTTGGGGTTAAAGATCAAGATCAAGTAATATTTAAAAATGGCCCACACCCCCAATGGACTGATTCAAGAATTATAACCATCTCTGTTAATGATAAAATTCTGTTTCAGTCTACAAGAGGCGCAAGAGGCTCTGTAGGTAAAGTTGTTGATATGATTCCAGAAGCCGCAAATAAAAATGGAATTATTGTTAAATCATTAACAAGCACTGGATATCAAAGAAAAGGTTGGGGAATTTATACAGGAACAGAAAAACCATTATACTTCGCGTGCTGTGCACCTTGTGGAGAATGGGACTATGACGGTGATGGATATGGTGATGATTGTGGTCCACCTGAATTACCGTATATTAATGTAAATTCTTGTAACTTAAACAATAATGTAGAGCTTGCTTACGAAGAAAACTTAGCTAATGTTATCAATCAGGCACTACTAAATAATTCTTTCGATTATCAGATTCATCCTTCTTCTGAAAATACTGCAATTACAAAATTTATCACAGAATCAAATTTGGTAGAACAT from Flavobacterium sp. KACC 22763 includes these protein-coding regions:
- a CDS encoding beta strand repeat-containing protein, yielding MKKHLLLLAFIIFNSMVLRAQDCPAIVGSIKGSSPSYPAICEANVIATPSTQSIFSGEATSISLTTSKIGTVFSWTVVQTGVTGASSGSGASIAQTLANIGGADGTAIYTVTPKLGNCSGTPINITITVKSLYKNLVASGTFTKNNCGAGGTGSTVTYTVNAGTYSASTQAEADTLAQNDVNANGQTYANTNGTCTFVNVAKSGTYTKNNCGTGGTGSSVTYTVAAGTYRASTQAAADTLAQNDVNANGQTYANNNGTCTFKNVAKSGTYTKNNCGAGGTGSSVTYTVAAGTYSASTQAAADTLAQNDVNANGQTYANNNGTCTFKNVVKSGTYTKNNCGAGGTGSSVTYTVAAGTYSASTQAAADTLAQNDVNANGQTYANTNGTCTFVNVAKSGTYTKNNCGTGGTGSSVTYTVAAGTYSASTQAAADTLAQNDVNANGQTYANTNGTCTFVNVVKSGTYTKNNCGAGGTGSSVTYTVAAGTYSASTQAAADTLAQNDVNANGQTYANTNGTCTFVNVAKSGTYTKNNCGTGGTGSSVTYTVAAGTYSASTQAAADTLAQNDVNANGQTYANNNGTCTFKNVAKSGTYTKNNCGAGGTGSSVTYTVAAGTYSASTQAAADTLAQNDVNANGQTYANNNGTCTFKNVAKSGTYTKNNCGAGGTGSSVTYTVAAGTYSASTQAAADTLAQNDVNANGQTYANNNGTCTFKNVAKSGTYTKNNCGAGGTGSSVTYTVAAGTYSASTQAAADTLAQNDVNANGQTYANNNGTCTFVNVAKSGTYTKNNCGTGGTGSSVTYTVAAGTYSASTQAAADTLAQNDVNANGQTYANNNGTCTFKNVAKSGTYTKNNCGAGGTGSSVTYTVAAGTYSASTQAAADTLAQNDVNANGQTYANNNGTCTFKNVAKSGTYTKNNCGAGGTGSSVTYTVAAGTYSASTQAAADTLAQNDVNANGQTYANNNGTCTFVNVAKSGTYTKNNCGTGGTGSSVTYTVAAGTYSASTQAAADTLAQNDVNANGQTYANTNGTCTFVNVAKSGTYTKNNCGTGGTGSSVTYTVAAGTYSASTQAAADTLAQNDVNANGQTYANTNGTCTFVNVAKSGTYTKNNCGAGGTGSSVTYTVAAGTYSASTQAAADTLAQNDVNANGQTYANTNGTCTFVNVAKSGTYTKNNCGAGGTGSSVTYTVAAGTYSASTQAAADTLAQNDVNANGQTYANNNGTCTFKNVAKSGTYTKNNCGAGGTGSSVTYTVAAGTYSASTQAAADTLAQNDVNANGQTYANNNGTCTFKNVAKSGTYTKNNCGTGGTGSSVTYTVAAGTYSASTQAAADTLAQNDVNANGQTYANNNGTCTFVNVAKSGTYTKNNCGTGGTGSSVTYTVAAGTYSASTQAAADTLAQNDINANGQTYANTNGTCTFVNVAKSGTFTKNNCGTGGTGSSVTYTVAAGTYSASTQAAADTLAQNDVNANGQTYANTNGTCTFVNVAKSGTYTKNNCGAGGTGSSVTYTVAAGTYSASTQAAADTLAQNDVNANGQTYANNNGTCTFVNVAKSGTFTRNNCNAFGTGSTVTYTIPAGTYSASTQAAADTLAQNAVNANGQTYANSNGTCTYPSYYTFRLSSPGRTSATTACTQTNFTFIVYSDSPYFGIGQQLYLNTQLTTKVGSGNTWHQDLESGQAILINNSGQISQIQQCPNSH